In the genome of Raphanus sativus cultivar WK10039 chromosome 4, ASM80110v3, whole genome shotgun sequence, one region contains:
- the LOC108849952 gene encoding aspartate aminotransferase, chloroplastic yields the protein MASSMISLGSTSLLPRDINKDKLKLGTSGSNPFPRTKSLSRVTMSVAAKPSRFEGITMAPPDPILGVSEAFKADTNELKLNLGVGAYRTEELQPYVLNVVQKAENLMLERGDNKEYLPIEGLAAFNKATAELLFGAGHPVIKEQKVATIQGLSGTGSLRLAAALIERYFPGAKVLISAPTWGNHKNIFNDAKVPWSEYRYYDPKTIGLDFDGMIQDIKEAPEGSFILLHGCAHNPTGIDPTPEQWVKIADVIQEKNHIPFFDVAYQGFASGSLDEDAASVRLFAERGMEFFVAQSYSKNLGLYAERIGAINVVCSSADAATRVKSQLKRIARPMYSNPPVHGARIVANVVGDAAMFGEWKAEMEMMAGRIKTVRQELYDSLVSKDESGKDWSFILKQIGMFSFTGLNKAQSDNMTNKWHVYMTKDGRISLAGLSMAKCEYLADAIIDSYHNVS from the exons ATGGCTTCTTCAATGATCTCTCTCGGTTCTACTTCTCTGTTACCGCGTGACATTAACAAG GATAAGCTAAAGCTTGGAACTTCAGGTTCGAACCCCTTCCCGAGAACAAAG TCGCTTAGTCGGGTGACCATGTCGGTTGCAGCGAAGCCTTCTCGTTTCGAGGGTATAACAATGGCACCACCAGACCCTATCCTCGGAGTCAGCGAAGCATTCAAAGCTGACACTAACGAGCTTAAGCTAAATCTCGGTGTTGGCGCGTATCGAACTGAGGAACTCCAGCCTTATGTGCTTAATGTCGTTCAAAAG gccGAGAACTTGATGCTGGAGAGAGGAGATAATAAAGAG TATCTACCAATCGAAGGGTTGGCTGCATTCAACAAGGCCACTGCTGAGCTGCTTTTTGGAGCTGGTCATCCTGTTATTAAGGAACAAAAA GTTGCAACCATTCAGGGTCTTTCGGGAACAGGTTCGCTGAGACTAGCAGCGGCTCTTATTGAGCGTTACTTCCCTGGAGCTAAAGTTCTCATATCAGCACCAACATGGG GTAATCACAAGAACATCTTCAATGATGCCAAAGTTCCATGGTCTGAGTACCGTTACTATGATCCTAAAACTATTGGTTTGGACTTTGATGGGATGATACAAGATATTAAG GAAGCGCCAGAAGGATCTTTCATTTTGCTACACGGATGTGCTCACAACCCAACTGGAATAGACCCAACACCAGAACAATGGGTGAAAATAGCTGATGTCATTCAGGAGAAGAACCATATCCCGTTTTTCGATGTTGCCTACCAG GGGTTTGCTAGTGGAAGCCTTGATGAAGATGCAGCATCCGTGAGGTTATTTGCTGAGCGTGGGATGGAGTTCTTTGTTGCTCAGTCGTATAGTAAAAACTTGGGTCTCTATGCTGAAAGAATAGGTGCTATCAATGTTGTCTGCTCATCAGCCGATGCTGCTACTAG GGTGAAGAGCCAGTTGAAGAGGATTGCTAGGCCTATGTACTCGAACCCACCGGTTCATGGGGCGAGGATCGTGGCGAATGTTGTGGGAGATGCAGCTATGTTTGGTGAGTGGAAAGCTGAGATGGAGATGATGGCGGGGAGGATAAAGACTGTGAGACAGGAGCTGTACGATAGCTTGGTTTCGAAAGACGAGAGTGGTAAGGACTGGTCTTTCATTCTGAAGCAGATTGGCATGTTCTCATTCACTGGCCTCAACAAAGCTCAG AGTGATAACATGACGAACAAGTGGCATGTGTATATGACTAAAGATGGGAGGATATCGTTGGCTGGATTGTCTATGGCGAAATGCGAGTACCTTGCTGATGCCATCATTGACTCATACCATAACGTGAGCTGA